The sequence ACTGCGCCGTGAGCGGGTCCTTCGCCGTGCGCGGCGCGCCCTCCCAGGACTCCGAGAGCGGGTCGTGGTTGTCGAAGTCCGGCGGGTAGAGGGAGATGACGCGGACGCCTTGGTCGCGAAGCCTGCGGGAGAGGATCTCGGTGAAGCCGGCCTGTGCGCTCTTGGCGGCGTAGAAGGCGGCGTGGGCGTCGGACCGGTGGTGGCCGGTCTCCCCGCAGCCGGAGATCATGGTGACGATGTCCGGCCCGGCCGACTTGAGGAGCAGCGGGAGGAAGGCCTTGGTGGCCAGGACGGTGCCGGTGGCGCCGGAGGCGAGGGTGTCGGCCACGTCCTCGTCGGACGCGGACAGCAGGTCCGTGCCGTGCTGGTAGCGGGAGCCGTTGTTCACGAGCACGTCGATGTGGTCGGCCCGGGCGGCGACCGCGGTGGCGAACTCCCGTACGGAGGCGGGGTCGGTGAGGTCGCAGGCGTACGCGTGGACGCGGTCCGCGGCGTGGCCCTGGGCGCGGAGCTCCTCGCGGACGCGTTCGGCGGCTTCGAGGGTCCGCGCGGAGAGGTGAACCTCGGCGCCCCTGCTCGCGAATTGGAGGGCGAGGGTACGCCCGAAGTCGCGGCCGGCGGCGGTGATGACGACGCGCTGGTGTTCCAGTGGCATGTCTACGCTCACTCCCGCTCCTGATTCGTGGTCCGTACACATGATCTCAGGTGCGTGCGGAGGCGGAGGCGGCGGGGGCGGGCCGGGGAACCGCGGAGAGCCGGGCCGTTCGGGGCGACCGGGGGCGCGGACGCGTACCGGCTCTCCGCGTCACGCCTCAGGCCTCGCCCGTCTCCGGATCCCCCTCCTGGTCCGCCTCCGGCAGCGGAGCCCCGGTCTCCAGCAGGGTCTTGAGGCTGGACGCGAGCATCGGCCAGGCCCGGCCGCACATGCCGATCAGGGTGCCGCCGGGTTCGAAGTCCTCGTGCAGGATGGTCAGCCGGGCGAGGGTGTCGCCGACGGGCTCGATCTCGTACGTCACCTTCGTGCGGCGTTCCTTCGCCAGTTCGGCCCGCAGTTCCTCGCCGATCCCGACCGAGGCCGCCCACTGCGGGGTGAAGGTGTGCCAGGTGTAGGAGAGCAGGCGGTCCGGGACGCAGTCGAGGACCACCTGTTCGGGGTCGCTGGTCCGGGCCCCCCGCTCGACCCAGTCCATCGGCGAGCCCACCGCCCAGTCGGTCTCGAAGCTCAGGCCCCAGTACCGGCGGGTGAAGGCGGGCTCGGTGAGGGCCTGCCAGACCCTGGCGGGATCGGCCTGGATGTACAGGGTGTAGGTGATCGCGCTGTCGCTCATGGCCCCATGCTGCGGGACCGCGGACCGCGGACGCCGGATTTCCCGATCATGGCGGTGGTAGCGGGGCGGGGCCGTACGCCGCACGTACCCCGGTCGGTACGCCGCTCGTACGCCGGTCGAAGTCCCACCGGAGCCGCCCCTGCGCCCGCACCCGCCGGGCAGCGGGGCCGCGCGTTCGGGGCCGAGGGACTGTCTTGTCGATCAGGGCGGATAAGGGAGCGGTGGTCGGGGAGCGGGGCACGCCGCCACGCCGCCCGACGGTGGCGGGCCCGCGGGCAGGTGCGGTCGGCCTCGACGGCCGCCGTCGTCCGCGGCGCGAGGTCCGCGATGACGGAGTCCTCGTGGCAGCTGATCGACCAGGCGCTGGTGAATCCCATGCCCGCGACGGGTAGGCGGCGCCACCGACACCTCACGGCCGGGCGCCCTCCTCGGGGAGTTCGGTGGGTGGGGTGCGGCTGGGGGTGGGAAGGCCGAGGCGGGTGCGGGCGGCGTGCACCGCCGCGAGTTCGTCGTCGCCCGCCCGCCCCCAGTCGCTCAGTTCCCGGATCTGTTCCGGCGTGGCCAGCAGGCGCGCGTACTCCGGGTCCGCGCCCGGTGGGAGGCCGGTGAGGCGGGCCGCGGTGCGGGTGTGGACGCCCTGCTCGCCGTGCCGGTAGCCGAGCGGGACGGCGTCCCGGGTGGAGCCGGCCGTCGGTGGCGGGAGGTGTGCGGCGCCGGTGGCTCGGGAGATCAGCAGCAGAACCCGGCCGTCGGGGGCGAACAGCCAGGCCGACAGGTCGTGTACGGGCAGCCGCTCCGGGACCGGGCCGGGGTGCCAGGCGCCGAGCTGCGGGATCCGCCGGGTGCGCAGGACCCCGAGTCGGTCGAGGGCGGTCGGCGCGGTGGGGCGGCCGTCCTCCAGCAGGGCGGTGCCGGAGCCGTTGACGCGGGCGCGCAGGGCGGACAGTGCGCGGCGGGCGTCGCCGGGGTCCATCAGGTCGGGCAGGTCGGCCGGTTCGGCGAAGTGGATGCCGGTGATCTCCTGGGCCGGGAGACGGACGGCCTCGATCCGGTCGGGGGTCCAGGTGCCGCCGTCGTAGACGTGCAGGATCTCGCCGGGGAAGCGCATCTCGGGCGGGAAGCCGGGGGTGTCGGCCGGGATCCAGTCCACGGCGAGGCCGCGCGGGTAGCGGCCGTCGACACCGAGCTCCTCGCGCAGCTCACGCGCGGCCGCCGCGGACGGCGCCTCTCCGGCGTCCACGGCCCCGCCGGGGAGCAGCCGGTCGGCGCGGTAGTCCACGCTCTGGACGAGGATCCGGCCGCGGGTGTCGGTGACGAGGACGACGGCAGCGGTCCAGACGGCGGCCCGCGAGGCCCCGTACTCCGCCGGGGTCATCCAGGTCCCCGTCCGCTCCCGCTCGTCCTCGTCGATCGCGCCCTGGTCGGTCAGCTGCGGCATCGGACTCCGTTCACCGTGGGTGGACCCGCCGGACTGTGCAACAGCGGGCACGGCCCCCGGGTTACGGCGCCCGCCCCGCCCTCACCGACACCCCACGCCTTTACCGTCCCTATACCTCCTTATTACTTGGTTATGTGCGTCCTGGTACGTTCCGGATGCGGACTGGCGGCGTGAAAACCGTCGGTCCGACCAATGCGGACGGACCCGGGAGAGACCTCTACATGCGAGACCCGTTGCACCCCGCGCGACCACGTGACGTGCGGCGCGTGACGGGCCCCGCCGCGAGGGCGGCGGCCGCGGGGTCCGGCCGGCTCGCCGGAGTCGACGCCGTGCGCGGTCTGGCCGTCCTCGGCATGTTCGCCGTGCACGTCGGCCCCGGCCCGGAGCCGGAGGGCGCCGGATACCTCCTCGTCGCGGCGGACGGACGCGCCCCGGCCCTCTTCACCCTGCTCGCCGGCTTCTCCCTGGTCCTCGCCCAGCGCGGGCAGGACCCGGCGCGGCGCCCGGCGGGCTGGGCGCACCGCTGGCGTCCCCTGCTGATCCGCTGCGCGCTGCTGGCCGTACTCGGGCTGGCGCT comes from Streptomyces virginiae and encodes:
- a CDS encoding NUDIX domain-containing protein — encoded protein: MPQLTDQGAIDEDERERTGTWMTPAEYGASRAAVWTAAVVLVTDTRGRILVQSVDYRADRLLPGGAVDAGEAPSAAAARELREELGVDGRYPRGLAVDWIPADTPGFPPEMRFPGEILHVYDGGTWTPDRIEAVRLPAQEITGIHFAEPADLPDLMDPGDARRALSALRARVNGSGTALLEDGRPTAPTALDRLGVLRTRRIPQLGAWHPGPVPERLPVHDLSAWLFAPDGRVLLLISRATGAAHLPPPTAGSTRDAVPLGYRHGEQGVHTRTAARLTGLPPGADPEYARLLATPEQIRELSDWGRAGDDELAAVHAARTRLGLPTPSRTPPTELPEEGARP
- a CDS encoding SDR family oxidoreductase, yielding MPLEHQRVVITAAGRDFGRTLALQFASRGAEVHLSARTLEAAERVREELRAQGHAADRVHAYACDLTDPASVREFATAVAARADHIDVLVNNGSRYQHGTDLLSASDEDVADTLASGATGTVLATKAFLPLLLKSAGPDIVTMISGCGETGHHRSDAHAAFYAAKSAQAGFTEILSRRLRDQGVRVISLYPPDFDNHDPLSESWEGAPRTAKDPLTAQSLVDCIFFAIGQPRDCFIKSFHFEQV
- a CDS encoding SRPBCC family protein, with translation MSDSAITYTLYIQADPARVWQALTEPAFTRRYWGLSFETDWAVGSPMDWVERGARTSDPEQVVLDCVPDRLLSYTWHTFTPQWAASVGIGEELRAELAKERRTKVTYEIEPVGDTLARLTILHEDFEPGGTLIGMCGRAWPMLASSLKTLLETGAPLPEADQEGDPETGEA